The following proteins are co-located in the Brachybacterium sacelli genome:
- a CDS encoding tyrosine-type recombinase/integrase, with protein MRPRGSDASEPWRCAGGRELTDRAQGAARCTLPELDWITEGLAQWIDQARPRFTTESTGPLWLTERGTRVSLRYIDLRFAQIRDEAGLPGELSVHALRHTYVTNLIEWGYAEKFVQDQVGHAYASTTAIYTSVGDDFKNRMISQALSRIYGGNHADDSHT; from the coding sequence GTGCGGCCCCGCGGTTCGGACGCTTCGGAGCCGTGGAGGTGCGCTGGGGGAAGGGAGCTCACGGATCGGGCCCAAGGCGCCGCTCGGTGCACACTTCCCGAACTCGACTGGATCACGGAAGGTCTGGCCCAATGGATCGACCAGGCTCGTCCCCGCTTCACTACCGAATCAACGGGCCCCCTGTGGCTGACCGAACGAGGGACTCGGGTCTCGTTGCGCTACATCGACCTTCGCTTCGCCCAGATCCGTGACGAAGCCGGGCTACCCGGGGAGCTCAGCGTGCACGCTCTACGCCACACCTACGTCACGAACCTCATCGAGTGGGGGTACGCCGAAAAGTTCGTGCAGGACCAGGTCGGACACGCCTACGCGTCCACCACCGCGATATACACCTCTGTCGGCGACGACTTCAAAAACCGCATGATCAGCCAAGCACTATCACGCATCTACGGAGGAAACCATGCCGACGACTCCCACACCTGA
- a CDS encoding helix-turn-helix domain-containing protein, whose translation MPTTPTPDAPITWKLRQIMATSGMFNTTDLIDPLRDQGVQLSREQIYRLVTKTPERLNVEVLAALCRILDCTPNDLIEIPQVQVQRPRRAAGAAQHTGPTIGDLRPVRPRLHRPNE comes from the coding sequence ATGCCGACGACTCCCACACCTGACGCCCCGATCACCTGGAAGCTGCGCCAGATCATGGCTACCTCGGGGATGTTCAACACCACCGATCTGATCGACCCCCTACGAGACCAAGGCGTACAGCTCTCCCGCGAACAGATCTACCGCCTCGTGACCAAGACTCCCGAGCGATTGAACGTCGAAGTGCTCGCCGCACTCTGCCGAATCCTTGACTGCACTCCAAACGACCTCATCGAGATCCCCCAGGTCCAGGTCCAGCGACCACGCCGAGCAGCAGGAGCAGCGCAGCACACCGGGCCGACGATAGGCGATCTGCGCCCCGTCCGGCCTCGGCTGCACCGCCCAAACGAGTGA